The DNA window AATGCAGCCTGTAGTTTTTCTCTGCATAATGGAATCTTAAGATTTGTCTTAGGTTGGTCAAGCTGAGATCTACTTTTCCTTCTAAATAGCTCCTTAGCTTCAGTCCAGGATTTATGGCACGGACTACAGCCTCTACTACTTCAGTTTCAGGGTAGCCCTTTCTTAAGCCACTTTCAATCTGATGCTCAAGGCTACTGAAGCTCAGGGTGTCTTTGGATGTAGACTCACCCACATGACCATTTATGCAGAAATCTTTCCTGAATCCGCCTGAAGATGCCATACAACAGCTGTTGCTCGTGGAGGCTCGTCCTTTGCGCTGAGTCCCACTGTCCAACGTTGTCCTCGGCGCCGCTTGGTGCTCCAGCGATGACAACCACGGTGACGGTGCCTGATCCACTGACGGTCCGTGGTCCCCCCTCTGGGCTGCAGACCGCTCCATGCGCGTCTCCTCTGCCGCTTCCACGCCCGTCGGTAACGACAAGGACGCTGCTCCCGTCGCCACAGACGATGGCCTTGCTTCTAGCAACGAATCTAATGTATCGTTCAACTCTAAAAGCACAGACGTGCCTTCATCTTCGCTTTGCAAAAACTCGTCGCGCTTGCAGAAATCAACAATGAGCTTAACCAGAGCTCGGCGGCCCCTGCTCGAAATGGCTTTGTCTTCTTCGGTAATGCCACACAGTTCACATACTCTTAGCAGTTCGTTCACTAGAAGTCCGCATCATTTCTGTTGTAAATTCAACAGAAAATCTTCGCGATGCCCTGACATGTTTGCAGCTATGCCTGTTTATTAGATTTAACTGAAAATTACGCAAAAACGGTCCGTGTCGTACTAGCTTGACTGTAGCTTTTCACTTAGCATTAGCCTCTCGCTCTCGCACACTTCACCATCTCACCGGTCTTTTTCAGTCTTTCTCCGTGAGGCAATCAAGATCTCAGTAGGACCTCCAAAATGTTACACCACTCCAAGACACTTGGGTGTAGAAAAGTTGAGCTCTTTATTACCTCCAACAGGTACATACAGCAACATTCAGAGCACAGTAATACTTTCAACTGCCAAACTGAAGAAAAGCATTTTTCGAACCACTCGACCTGTGCCGTGCTCTCTTTTTTCTGTGTCTCGCCCGCACCAGCGCCACCTTTTGGCGGAGATGTACAGACAATTAAATCCAATGTAACTAAATCAACTAAACATATTATacaattctactactgttttaGACAGTTCAGCCAACACTTGTTCAAGTGCTACAATAGCACTGCTTTGGCATATCTGTTATGTGTGGTGTAGGGGCTGAAGTCTGTCTGTATAAACAGTAGGCCTAATGCTGATAATAACTTAACCAATACTTAAAATGAATAGGAATGGTTGTTTATTTCTGTCTATTGGGCCCGGGACATACTCCCACAGGTTCATTTATTCATACAGCCTCTAGGTGGCGCCAATGCGTCACGAAACATATAGATGGCAAGAAAACTGGGTTTATTGATCAAATAGGAATGTCACCTTTCTGTCTAAAACGCTATGTCTGTGTCGGGAGTGGTGTATAGACATTATGATGTCATCGGGCAGACAGGGATTGTGACGCACTTTACAAAGTTATAAGAATGTTACAAAATCAAATCAGTCATTATGCAGGCAAGAAGCGACTACTTTTTCCTCATTAGAAAGTGTAgtggaaatgtatatttattgtggacatttatatttatttgagtATTTCCTAGATTATCATCTTTAAAGAAACATGGATGACATCCCAAAACATAAAAAACTTTGGCGGCCTAAACAGAAGGTAAGTCTAGTAAACCTAAAGTaaataattaagcaataagccccgcgagtccgtgttttacgctgattttagaacaggtaagggggttttcggcactccgcgaaaactgttactacaaatatttgatatggtttcatcaataaaaacaattagaaacaaaatagtttaataataaaccgtcattcttccgctactacaaagtatagttcctacataaatcgttgccacgcaacagccagacggacttctttgccgtctttttcaatttgaaatatgcgatgcgcagtaatatggaatgttaaagtatgttatgaggacaacctgtgaggttatgctggattttacaacggcatggaatgcgatatagccaatcacaatcaaggatgggaacaaccagttttagaaaacaATTTAAACTGTCGACACACATGACAGAGTACTTAGTTATTTCGATTTGTCTAAATTGTTTCAGTAGGCTACTTGGCTCAAACTTGCGTTTGACAGTTGTGTTTCACAAATAGCCAACCTACCGTGATTAATACTGTAGACCTTTTTCATTGTCATATTTCATATGTaaaagtaaaatgtatttttctaaAAATAAAATGATTGTTCAAGACACTCGCTGTATTtccctgctaaccctaacccttctcactcctccttatgtttgtgtgtgcttgtgtatgtatgttttcaAACGTCTGTATATTTAcgtggcgcgtgtgtgtgtctgtgtttgtgtgtgtgtgcgtgtctagcCTGCTTGTCTCGCTACCGTCCAGTTGCCCCCCTGTTGGCAAGAGCTGGGGCTGAAGCTTCCTTCCCTGCTGTtatcagacaggaagctgctgtcatcagacaggaagctgctgttcTCAGAAGTTCACAAACCCCTCCAGGTAGGAACAAACAGATATATCTATGGGAACACATACCTGGAGAGACTCAACACATTTGACACTTTGTTCATGTCTGACACATTGatcaaaagcaacatacaaatagtttTGCATTTAATAAgaacagtagataataaaggttCAGAAGTGCATAAGTCTGACAGTATTTCAGTGAGTGGAGCCAAGGGAGTCTATATTTTATCAGTTAATATCAGCATCATCTCAAATACTATATGCTAATGTGGAAgtgcaataataataacaatataatcGTGTCAGAACTTGGTGCCAAAGCTTCCTCGATGCCCAGAGCCCAGCCGCAAGCGCAAGGCTACCAGGaaggctgcaggagctgagaaGGATACAGGGGCCAACAAGGGGCCCCTGCCAGAGTCTTGGAGGGTTGTGGAAGAAGCTGGAGCTGCTTATCGTTCAGCCCTGGCTGACGAGCTGGCAGGACTAGGCATGGTGGTGAGTAGAAGGCCCCAATCCACCTCCCTGGGTACTACAGACTCcagccaggctcctcccctcctctccatcttcctccacctctcctataTCTCTGATACTGGCTCTGTTACTGTGCCTTGCTAAGTCTGTTTCTTGCCTTAAGGTGACTGGTGGTGCGAAGATGCTTCCCATCCCCCAGACCAGCTACTGTGAGTCTTTGTTCATTCATGTATCAACATTTAAATGATCACCTTCTGTCAAGAGAAGGGATCCACCAATCACATTGTGACTCTGCTCTTCCTCTAGGTGTTCTTCCAGCAATCAAAAGTTCCTCTCGCCCAGtggaaccaatcagagcatcggCCTCTGAAACACTCGGGCCCCTGGGCTGCAGAGCCACACCAGATGGAAGGGAGAGTGCgtactcctctccacctccacctccgttTCCACCTACGTCTCTACCTCTGTCCCCATGCCGACCTGAGGCGCAGTCTCCAGGTTCTTCTCCACCTTCGACCTTGAATGACCCCGTGACCCGGGAGACCACGCCcagtcttctgtcattggaggagACCGGGGACGAGCTTTCTGTGTTGGAGGCCATGATGTCACATCCGTGAGTGCTCCTCCAAACGCTCCCCTTTAGACTATTGTCCTGTTCAGAATAATGTTACGATGTGTCGTCACTTGTCATTGTACTGTGAAGTGATGTCAAACGTCAGTTCTTGTTCTCGTTACAGTCATTGGAAAATCATCAACAGGGTCCTGTTGAGAAaggtaaataaaatgttgacGTGAATTGCTTTTACTCAGTCTGACAATCACCAATATATCTGAATTGCCACATCACatatttttctccctccctccctccctccctccctccctccctccctccctccctccctccctccctccctccctccctccctccctccctccctccctccctccctcccagaacaAGAGCGTAGCTGAGCTGCAGGAGCGCTCGAAGGAGGTCATGGAGTGGGTTCTCAAGGTGACCAACGAGGTGGTCCTGCCCGCCATGGCCCTTTACCAGGTCCTCCACATCCGCAAagaccaagatggccgcccgctGTCCGCCGCCATCTCCTACAGCAGCTGTGACTCCCACAGTGACAGGTCCTCTTCCGCAGGGCTACTGTCCCCAGCCAGGCCTGTCActggctctctgactgggatGGTATGTTTCAACCCTGCTGATtctccccaggaccaggcctCTTTTCTGGGCTCTGCCCACCCCTACGTCCCCCAGGGTGTTCTGAGAATGATCTCAGAGAGGTTCCACCCTCTGCTGATAGGAGGGCAGGGATCCAGGCCCCAGAGCAGGCTGCTGGGTGGCAGGCCTCCGATGTTGGACTCTGATAGGCCCACGGAGGAGGACGTCCTCgccacggcatccctcaccgTGGCAGAGATTCTGTTGAAGGTGCAGGCGGTGATGGATAAACAAGAGCACGATGCAGAGGACAAGCTGTCAGCCTGTGTGGAGGAGCTCTACGAGTCTGTCATGGGAGAGGTACTGGAGAAGTTTGCACTCCACCACCCCGGCTGCTTGCTGTCGGACTGCCATGTGACCAGCATCTCCCAGGACCTGATAAACAACGCCTGGCAGGACGCCAAGGAGAAGATTCAGGTCCTCGCCAACAGTCACACCGACGCCATCAATGAGCTGATGTCCCCGTGGCCCCCGTCGTCTGCCGACacaagggagaggatggagatggCCTCCTTCCTCACTGGCAGTTTGGCGGAGgcagaagagatggagaaggcgATGGCTCCGCCCAGCCGCGTGACATCACCGACCCTCTGCTCCCTGAAGGAGAGCCTCTCTGGAATCCTGGCCCGCCACGCCCTGTTCCAGAGCCCGGGCGTGGTCCCCacggaggagaagctggagctggtgaGGATGGTGGGGGGTTTCCTCCAGGAGATGGAGCCCACAGAAGGAGGCTCTTCCCTGGACCAGCCCCAAGAGGCCTACGAGGCCTCCCTGGTCCAGAGTGTGGCCACGGCCTGCAACATAATCCACAACGTCCTGAAGAACTTCCACGCAGCCCAGCAGCTGATTGGGCAAGTGGAGGTGGCTGACTTCCTGCAGCCTGGAAGTAAGACCTTCACCATGGTGGTGGAGTGTGTTAGCCAGAGCCTGCTAGGAGACGTTGCCGTGGAGCTGGAtgccctgaggaggaggaggagcctggaaGCCAGCAGCAACAgtgggaggagcagcaggaatcAGGAATGCCTCCCTCTTGACACCCGGCAGGAGCGATCAGTGGAGTGCAGCTCTGCtagcaaggaggagcaggaggaggaggatcctcagaagaaggaggagaccacccctccctcctccaggagcaCTAGCGCCTGGAGCGAGGCTAGCAGTGCTGCCAGCTGCCAAGACCTCAGCCTCACCTCTGAAAACATGCTGGACATCATCATGCGGATGGCCCACTTGGCCTCCAGATCTTCCCCTGACGACGACGACAAACGCGATGGAGGCTCCTCCGTCAAATTGTTCGACCAGGAGGAGTACGACCTGGACCGCCTGCTGGCATCCCACAGCATGTGCACCAGGATGTTCCAGGGGAGGATCCAACACTTCTCCGAGCAGTTGATTAACTGCATTTATCAGCTTCTCCTGGACACCCGGATGGGACGACTCTCCTCGACACCCCATTGCCGCTTCGAGCCCAACTTCCAGAACCTGGAGGACAAGGAACGTCTGGACCAGGAGCTGTTCACCCCTCTGCTGTACAATTTTTTCCAGACGGCCTTCAAGAGCCTGATGGGGAACCTTCTGGGTGAAGAAGACCTCACGGACGACCACCGGGCATCCTGCAGTGATGCGTCCTCGGACGGCAGTGACAgaagcagtgacagcagcagtgacagcagcagtgacagcagcagtgacagcagtgACTGTCCCTCCCTGGACTGGTCCCGAGGGATGACGCCGGGCCCCAGGCGTGGGGTTGAGGGTAGTAGGAGATCACAGAGCAGGTTGAAGCCCTCCTGCAGCCAGGATCAGAGGCGCGCGCTGGAGGCCATTTGTGAGGTGTTGACTACCCAGGCGGGAAGTGACCTCTACAAGACATGCAACGACCCACAAGAAAACATGGTTGTTGTCCGCAAAGGTAGAGACATTTTTTTACCTTTGGATATAAAAAAATGGTAACTATGCTTTTGTAAGACATGCGATTGTAAGAAAGATTTGTAAGTATTGAGATCTGCTGAATGACAGTGTAGTTCAAGtaaataactataataatagtATTGTAGTTAACAGACAAAATATGATATGAGAAAAGTAAGGTTAATCGCTATAATAGTAATAGTGTAGTTAAAAGTGAGTTTTCTTGTGCCAGGCCTTGATGTTGAAGCCATGGCCAGGGTCTGTAACCtagccagctcctcctctgaagACCAGGAAGTGACAACCGGAAGTCTCGATCCAGAGTCAGGTCTCACCAGCCAGCAAGTAGGACAGCCTGAGATGGATGAAAACGAAAACGCTGACTACCCTGATGATTTCCACGAAGAGGAAGAAGGGTCAGATTGCCAGACAATTGCCAAGGGTGCATTGatcgaggaagaagagaaggatgaagatATTGGAGCTGCAGGCGTCCCTGAGGAGGTCCAGGATCATCCCTCCCTACCCGTGAGCCCCTctgagaccccctccctccagcccgggGAGGTTCTGATCCAGGAGAAGGTCCTGATGCCCCCCCGGCCCAGCGCCCTGCACCACCAGACCCTGCATGACCTGCTGCACAGGCTGGTGGGACGCCTGGCCCTCCAGGGGCCCCTTCGTTCCTGCTTCACCCCCACCAATTCGGAGATAGAGTCTGTCCTCTTCCAAGACGTGAGCTGGTTTCTCTGGAACCAGGCCGGGATCGGCCTCGTCCTGGAGCACGAACCCCAGAACCCACTCTTCGGTGGCGCCGACGCCCTAGACGCCA is part of the Hypomesus transpacificus isolate Combined female chromosome 9, fHypTra1, whole genome shotgun sequence genome and encodes:
- the LOC124471302 gene encoding uncharacterized protein LOC124471302; this translates as MCRHLSLYCEVMSNVSSCSRYSHWKIINRVLLRKNKSVAELQERSKEVMEWVLKVTNEVVLPAMALYQVLHIRKDQDGRPLSAAISYSSCDSHSDRSSSAGLLSPARPVTGSLTGMVCFNPADSPQDQASFLGSAHPYVPQGVLRMISERFHPLLIGGQGSRPQSRLLGGRPPMLDSDRPTEEDVLATASLTVAEILLKVQAVMDKQEHDAEDKLSACVEELYESVMGEVLEKFALHHPGCLLSDCHVTSISQDLINNAWQDAKEKIQVLANSHTDAINELMSPWPPSSADTRERMEMASFLTGSLAEAEEMEKAMAPPSRVTSPTLCSLKESLSGILARHALFQSPGVVPTEEKLELVRMVGGFLQEMEPTEGGSSLDQPQEAYEASLVQSVATACNIIHNVLKNFHAAQQLIGQVEVADFLQPGSKTFTMVVECVSQSLLGDVAVELDALRRRRSLEASSNSGRSSRNQECLPLDTRQERSVECSSASKEEQEEEDPQKKEETTPPSSRSTSAWSEASSAASCQDLSLTSENMLDIIMRMAHLASRSSPDDDDKRDGGSSVKLFDQEEYDLDRLLASHSMCTRMFQGRIQHFSEQLINCIYQLLLDTRMGRLSSTPHCRFEPNFQNLEDKERLDQELFTPLLYNFFQTAFKSLMGNLLGEEDLTDDHRASCSDASSDGSDRSSDSSSDSSSDSSSDSSDCPSLDWSRGMTPGPRRGVEGSRRSQSRLKPSCSQDQRRALEAICEVLTTQAGSDLYKTCNDPQENMVVVRKGLDVEAMARVCNLASSSSEDQEVTTGSLDPESGLTSQQVGQPEMDENENADYPDDFHEEEEGSDCQTIAKGALIEEEEKDEDIGAAGVPEEVQDHPSLPVSPSETPSLQPGEVLIQEKVLMPPRPSALHHQTLHDLLHRLVGRLALQGPLRSCFTPTNSEIESVLFQDVSWFLWNQAGIGLVLEHEPQNPLFGGADALDAMFDATYAELMLCSDSNRAQVHSALQGGPGIVCMAENVATVICRHAEFWRPSAVSGETPDLETGCEEKESAEDSAGLEKAGGSSSPFTCNRSLDERLEMESAGLEKASRLLFLLGSESKGDLWRCFTLKKEKTFFKDGQNVAAKGRKTSIIFKTNKVSPLSAEREILTAYLLI